The following DNA comes from Maylandia zebra isolate NMK-2024a linkage group LG6, Mzebra_GT3a, whole genome shotgun sequence.
GCACGATTTTGCAGTTCTCCTCATTTCGACAGGATTAGCTCACAGCCTCGTCATGCAACCGTTTTTAGTGGAAAACCTCAGATAAACCCTGGCGTGCTTGCATCGAGGCACGTTTTGCAGCTAAACATCCAGATATTTTCTGCAGGAATAAAACAAGAATGATGGAGGCAAACATAAGTTCCAGAGGCCAGAATTGGCCTAGCAAAGATACAAATTTGGTCCACTGGACATCTTTGTGGCCCTTGATCTTAAATGAGTTTCCCTGAGCTAGAGGAAAGAGTTGCTTGAAATTGCTTGAAACAAAAGTGCAAATGAATATGAATATCCTTAATGTCAGCTGTGGGTGTTTTTCGATTGGATTATGGATAGACTAACGTTTTATGACAACTCATTGGcaggttttttatttcatacaagCGTCTTGTATATCTCACAGGTTCCACGTCCAGTCCAAAGACAGCTGGCTCTGACAAAACTGGTGAGTTAAACATACGTCAGCATGTCTGTGCCTCACAGAGGCTAGAACTTTTCTGTCAAATCTAGTGTGTAAATCTACAGTCAAATGCCACTTCATTAAGTCCACCTGTTCTTCTGCTCATcgatcaaatatctgctcagccaatcacatgacagcaactcaatgcatttaggcatgtgcATGAACAAGAGAGCGTCAGAATgggaagaaagttttatttaagtgactttaaatgTCACGTGATTGTTGGGGCAGGATTGAGTATTTGGGACAACTGCTGATCTGGtgggattttccccacacaaccatctctagggtttacatagaatgatctgaaaaacagaaaatatctaGTGAGCGGCAGTACTCTGGGAGAAGGAGAGGATAATAGATTGACTGCAGGGAAAAGCAACTCAAACTATCAGTTTGTGCTCGACACAAGGTGTGCAGAAGAGcgtctctgaatgcacaacacattaAATCTTGAAGCAGAAGGGCAACGGCAGCAGGAGGCCCCATCAGGTGCCACTCCTGTTGTataagaacaggaaagtgaagtTACAGTTTGCACAACTCAACAAAACtcgaaaactgaatttgaaaaaTGCTACCTGATCTGTGGCGTTCTGGTGGTAGGGTCAGCAATATGCtgtaaaagcatggatccatcctgctttGTATAAATGTCAGAATGGACCAGAAACTTCTGAGGAATGTTCTCAGCACCCTGTTGAATCTACGCCTCGGAGAATCAAGGCATCACTGATTGCATAGTGTAACTAATGAAGTGTCCTGTGAGTGTAGGTCTTTACTTGGAGGTCTGTGGGTCACAGTGCATAGCCACAGTGTTGGCAGATGTGCTTCACTCTAAACATGAATTGTATTTCCTCCTTCAGGTATCATCATTCTAGTCATTATCATCCTCGTGGTTGTGGCATTTTTACTTGTCTGTTACGtggcaaagaaaagaagaagagtaaGTAAAGAAGCTCTACATTCAATACCCAACAAAGAATGGTTTGACTGGGTTTCATACTGTTTGCTAAACATGTAGGTACAGACAGCGATTTATTCATAAAGACTGGGAGTGTGCGGGGAACTGATATCCTTGTTTGGTCCAAAgattttttcaaaatgtgtggTATCATGGTCATATAACTGCAGCTTTTGTTGCTCAGTTTaagccagggatctgtgttgcatgtaaagaaaaacatttaaataaaggcACTAATGCGTTCCCCTGTGTTCTGGATCTCCTCAGCGCTACTCAGTTGATTTTTCCTCCAGACAAGATGAAGTCAACATCCCTCTCAGCACCGTGGCGCCTGTTGATACCGCACCTCAAAATGGTCAGTTATTGGCTGGAGACAATGTGTCGCCTTAAATATAACATCGTTCTGTTTTTTGAACCAGGTTCCTCcatctgaataaataaacatgtttccTGTCTGAATATTTTTCAGGTCTGAAAACCTTCGAAAGTACAGAAACTACTGCGAAAGAGCCAGAAGAACTGGAGGCAAAGCCAGGAGGCGCAGATGAAGTTAAACCCGAAGCACAGGAGGAGCAGAAAGGTAAGAACAAACCTGTCTGGATCTTTTTCACAATATTTGACTTGTCACAATAGGAAACCCAGATTTTACTCACAACTTCAACAACGGTTTTTTGATATTGTACCAATAATTCACTTtgaatttttcacaccagcgcCTTTCCTGTTATGATGTGTTAAAGAAAATGGTTTCCGCGTGTGTGAAACTCAGATAAACAGCATGTGTTTGGTGGATTAAAAATGGTGTGAGTGTATAACGGTGTTTGCCACTTCCTCTTTCTTAAGATGTGTTAAGAGAACAAAAAGGAAGTCCTGTTCGTGACACCGCTCCTCACACGTTACCGTAGCAACATCCACGGATGCTGTAAATATTGAAATAGTGAAATCTTTATGTGTACATGACTCAGACGTTGACTTAACGGTTAACACGAAACTTAAAATATGAAATGAAGTCAGTTTGTTTAGAGGGAAAATCTGATGCAATACACACCAGTCTGACTCACACAGTTCTCCAGTAttctgaaatgtgtgtgtgcacagctaACAAAGTTTTctagtttaaaaaaagctcCCACAACAGATGCCCTGCAGTACTTTAGCCCACCACTTGATGGAAATGGGAGCTAAGTTAAGAAACAAGGAGTATGGTTAGTTTCCCTTTACCCAAGTAGATGCAAgatctaataaataaataaatcctgaGGTTGTGGAAAGCTGTATCCCTAAGCCTTTGTGCAGGGAATCATGGAGATGAGCTTTTGCTCTTCTGTGACTTTTATATACAACATTGTTCCCTTTTTGTCATGCACTTGCTCATTAAAATGTTGTTGCTTTAATATTTTCGTTTCCTTGTAAATGAATAAAGTTTGTCCGATCCTAGTATTCTCCTTGTGTGACATTGTGGCGTGTCTCTCTGCCTTCCCCAACAATGTCTTGTCCCAGTTGTTGTGAAAAGggtctgctttttgtttgtttcccccTCTCGTGTgacagtaaaaatgaaattttgCCATCTACGTTTGATACTAATGTTGTCTAATCTCTGTGACAAGAATCTGTAGCACCTACTAGAAATGTACACTCACTTGCAGACATTTGGGGAACTGCTACTGTTGGTTTTGTGGGCAAAAGAGGTGTCAAGACAGCAAGTTAGTttcattgtttgtttaaaatttttttttatatctactATTTTAGGGCttgaaaaaatcattttaaatttgaagaAGGCAAAGTtgattttggggggggggggggggggggggggcaatagTTGAATTCGGTGTGAGAGGAAACAAGCATATACGCCCTTTTCAGGCTTTGGAAATTGAAGCCTGCTAAACACATGTCATTTCCATATAGGTAGTTTATGACATAGTACTGTGTAAAAAATCTTGTGCCCGTCGTTGCTTCTTCTGTATTTTACTGGAAACAGGTGCAGCAATTTAATGAAAAATCCACAATCATAAATGGAAATACAGCATATGAGGCAAAAAAAAGACCTCTTGAAAGCAAACTAGAAAAAGTTGCATTTCCTGCaaaaatgcagtgtgaatgccGTGTAGTGgaatctgaaaacagcagaagaaggaGAGCTATCTGTTGAAAACACTGTGTAGAAGCTGAACTCTGCTGAAAGTAGATTACATGTAAGCAGGGAAGATGTGCAGCATCTGTCACATGTACTCGAACCCTTGCCACCAGAGCTCACGGCAGCTGCGCATCCGACTGCGCCAAACCAGTTCTGGTCTCAAACATAGATatgatgagagagaaaaaaaatgtgcactgtgcagaagaagaaaagaggtgaaaatgctGAATGTTCAGCAAAAAAGAGATAAGGAACCTGaaaattgtgctgaaaagaggtgaaaaggctgaaaacTGCTGATAAGAGGGGAATCAGCAgactttctgctgaaaagaggaaaagaagctGAAGTTTGTGCTAAAAACAGCTTAAGAAGCTggaatttgtgctgaaaagtagtgaaaaactgaaaatgttgcaAAAAGAGGTGAAAAGCTGAAATTTGTGTGGAAAAGAGTTTAAACAGTGGAAGTgttaactgaaaaaaatgttgccataagcgggATTCGATCCCGGGCCTCCTGGTCAGAGAACGACTGCCCctctcactgagctaaaacgTGGCTCAGCCCAGCAAGCAAAACTAGTGATCACACTGATAATGTGGTCCCTGTTAGCAAATGGGCCAAAAAATGGCATAAAAGGCTGAATAtctgaaaaagtataaaagttaTCATCACCAAAAGatatagcagaaatagcagaacagtttaaagtttgaacggtgaaaatcgactgaaaactgagggagtagttaaGAAAtggagcaactagaataataaaggataaagagaaacagggtCTCAATAGTGTGAATGCCTCACAGGCATTCACACTATTGAGGTGTAGCTCAAGATCAGCCTATTTTCTTGCATGTCAGATAGAGTGGTGTATAATCTTGTGCAGAGACACAGATCTAACACAGACCCTGAGTAGCAGAAAATAATGACTGCGGCTCACATTGACAGGCATCTTAAAGCCACACATTGAGATAAGCACATTGTTGTGACTTTTGCAAACTGCGTGTCGTGCAAAAGGGGTATGGGCTGACGTTTTTAGGAGACTTTTCACTTGTCTTGTCTTGCTGACCACTGAGAGAGCTTTGCACTTCCAGAAATATTGCATACTGATTCAAACGGTGCATTTGTTACAGTTTATTTTGGTTGGGTTTAATATTTTTCTTCAGGATCAAAATTGCTGTACAGCTATTTTATATAGAAAGATTTAACTAATGACACAAAAGCTGACTCTTATCACCCATTATGATCTTTTATCAGGACCGAGTACTCCTCTGGCCAGTGAGTTGGCAACATTATTTATCATTTGTATTTGGACCGATCACAAatacttctctttttttctctgtacaGTGGccatttttaaacagaaaactgtgttttaacCGTGGATACATCTCAAATATACAGATCAAATAACGCTCACACAGAAAGCAATAGTTACTCACGTGTTGTCGGTGTGTTTAAGCATCAAATCAAAGCAGGCAGGATTTACTCACAATTGACAGCAAAAGCAAGGAAAGCAACTGTCCTGGCTCTCTCTGAAATGAACCAATCAAAGGTCAGTTTGATAGCAAGTTACTCTGCACAGCCCTTGACCTGAAAGGCAGCATGTATAAAAACTGCCATCAGTCTAGAAACGCACAATAATTTGCTCAAATGTGGGTATAATAGCTTGGTATATCTACAGGAAGTGTTTGAGGTGCTTTTTTCAGCCATCCCACTGAAAAATCGAACACacgtgcttctatttttcagcaTTTAGAATCAGACTATATGTGTTAACTTGACGAGAAgcactttttcccccctttttttatgtaaatatttaaatagtGATTGTACTGTACTGTGAGTAAGTCAATACTGTGCTTGAATGGAAACACAAATCCAAGCTGCTGTTAACCAGCTGCTTTTGCTGCactcaaaaaaatatttatgcccAAAATCCTACGTAAATGTCCCGTgtaactttgtaacataacTACAATGCCAAATGGAATCTGGTCAAATGAAACCTAGTTGACTGGTATACATGTCAGCTAGGtttcacatttcactgtgttattacatcttccaacaaaccGATGCATTCTCATAAACTTATAATAAATCTATTAAAAATACATAGCAGTGGGTTTGTGGTTTGTGGAAGCTGCCCCACCATATTTGAATTCAGTGGCCAGGAATGACTCCTCGCTTCTTACTAATGGCATTTTATATTTGCGGCTAAAAACCGGCCACATATGTAGTAAGTTGTGCCTCAAACTTTAAACTCAAGATATTAAGCATAATAACTATGGTTTATCATTAGAGGCGAGGTCTTTTGATCCTTTTCCTCCTCACCTAAAATCTCATCTACTGAATTGAAGTCAGGGCTCTAACACAAATGCTAATTAATTACAGATATTATTGCACGTTCTTATTCTCAGTAGATTAGACATGTAATCTTACTGTCTCCAGACAGCTGACAAGTTTgctatataaaaacaccagctGGCTATAGGCTAACATTATGTCAGTTAATATTAGGCTTGAGTATCCTAAAAATCTCACCTTTCCTCTGATAAACAGTTACATACTCACGTCATatgaaattttatttaattagtgGTGGAGTCCAGCAATTTTAGACCCACTTCAAAGGTTTCACTAATGCTGGCAAACAGCAGGTAACACAAGCTAACaacagctaacagaggctaacagtaGCTAAAACAGTAGCACTTACCAACAGCTCAGAATATCCCCAGCAACAATTCAACTCGGTATGGCTGCCATGGTCAAAAGTGAGCTGATTCACATTGCACTCCTTTCACATAGTTTTAGAGTCCTTTTCCAGAGTGAATAAAGTTTCTCACCCaacattgacagctgaggtaaacagtagACCGACAGCCTTCCACAAGTAGGAAAAAACCAAGttataatttttgttttgttttgtttttatcggAGAACTGTACATGTGCAGCTTTTTCAATTACAAGGTATTCCTCACTTTATACTATATTTTACTCTTAAGGTAAAGGCTTATGGTGAGCTGTATGTGGGGCTgaacagaaatgagaaaaaggCTTGTAAAGATCGGCTAGGCAGAGCTCAAActggaaaggatgtgcagcagaTTAGGGTGGTTAAGGATAGACATTGAACTCTTATAAAAAGTGAAGAGAGTATGTTGAGAAAGAGTACTTTGAGGAGCTAATAATTAagggaaatgagagaaaaaggaCGACGGATGGAGGACAGTGAATCAGGAAGTGCAGAGGACTTGCAGAGGAGTGGAAGAGGCAGCTGGTCCAGATGGACGGTATGAAGATACGTTTAACCAGGATGTTTAACACAGTTCTGGAGGGAGAGATCATGCCTGAGGAATGGAAGTGTGCAGAGCTGCGTCACTACAGAAGATAAAACTGAAGAATCATACCATGAAGCTAGTTGTTGAAGCCAAGGTTAAGAAGAGAGGTGAttatcagtgagcagcagcatGGTTTCATGTCAAGAATGAGCTCTACAGAcgtgatgtttgctttgagagtgGTGATGAAGAAGTACTGAGAACGTTAGACCTGTTGTTTGCAAATAGATGTGTTGCCCCCTGGTGGCAgttgaaaaaaaagcaaagagttGCGCATTGGCTTCATGTTTAAAACCCAAACGAAATAGTAGTTAGAGGCTGATTCATGCCAGGAATCCACCTGTGAAGAATAGTTTAGCAAAGGCTCAAATAACGACTGACCAGCCAGCTTAGTCATTCCACAATTACGTCTTGAAGAACAGCCATCTTCCTCTTTCCCTAATTTCTCCTTTCCCTCTCCCTAAGACTGGGTCAGATAATAATGGGGCCGCCCTACTTTCCCACAGCCTCCAACAGCTGCATGGCTGTGGCTCATTAGGAAGTGATCACTAATCAGCTGCATCATTACCAACATGGTGGCCCCCTCAAATGCTTTTGCCCAAGAAATATCATGCCTGAGGACAAACTACTTCAGGCTGTTTAAGTGGAAATGCTGTGATTATGGGGCACCTAAATAATTCAAACAGCGGTTCTGCAATGTCATCTAGatttaaaggaaaaaatgaagaaatgtttCAAGAATTTCACACAATTAACTTATTGCAAAAGTTTAACATTCTGTCGAAAAGGTATGACACAAATACAGGGGCATTCCAGTATTTTCAAACTCAGTCCGTGTGTTTATTCTACTTATCCACATTGTTTCagtttccatttattttaatCACTGTTTTTTATCTTGAGAACCACAAAAAACAGCTGTGCTTTCTGCTTTTGTTGTCCTTTACAGCTGAGACTGATAAATCTGTTGCTGATCCCAGCACTGAGTCTGCAACTCCAGCTCCTGCTCCCGCTCCAGACAGCTCTGAGGACAAGCCCAAAGCGGATGTAGCTGAGCCTCCTGCACCTGTGGAGTCCACTGTGGAAGTCAAAACTGATGATGAGGCCGCTGTCTCCAACAAGACTTCAGTGGAGTCCCTGAAGGAGACAAATgagaacaacagcaacaacgcTGGCTTCATTCAGACGAGAAGTTGGTATTTAGATCATTTGTTCCCTCTAAACATTCATCACAGGTCCTTCACCTTCGGAAATCCTAAAATACAGTTTACAGAAACGCCCGTATAGTACACTGAGTATGATGCAGGCCTTCAAACACTCAGGTCTCATGGATTTGTCTTAACAAATCCCAAACTCGCTCGCGAACTTACTGTTCTGCTATATGGGGTAAACGTTCAGCTCTTCCGTGTTCATATCCGAGTTACAACAAAATGCAACATTTCAACACACTGCCGTCTAACAGAGAAACAACAAAAGCAGAACTTTCGTGCATATTGTGAATTCCTTCCTCTATTTACCCTGAAAATCTAGATTACTGTGAAACATTGGAAGGTAGATTAAGACTTTTTCTTTCAGCCTGACATGTGTACACAGTTCTTAGTCAGTGTAATTGTGTAAAGGATCTTCTCTAAAATGAGTGTGAAAGAATGCCCCTTCTAGTGGTTGAATAGTGTAAGTAATAGGGAATAACAGCATGTGTAGGTGTGATCTTTGCGATCAGCTGAACTCGAATCAAACTGATCTTCTAAAAATTGTCTTTTTGTGATAAATTTATGTAAGCAAAATCACTTAAAGAGTACTGTGACAGACTAGAGGTgtatccagggtgtaccccacttCTTACTCTGTGGCATCTGGGATAGGCTCCCCCACTGTCAAAGTAAACCAGGAAACACAGGACAAGCACGGCGACCGAGAACTAACCACGAGACACGGCTGAGAGGGAAGACAGATGACTAAACATAGAAAGAACAAACCCTACACTAGAGATGTGACACACTAAACATGGAAGGCAAAGGGACAAAACCTAAGAACCAGGAATCccaaagacacagacatgacacTGACTGAGAAGACAGGGAACGTGGAACATGGAGCATTGGAGGCGCACAGAAGCAGACACCAAGagaaaatcataaataatgAAATCAATGACtataaataacacaaaacactcTGTCAACAACCATGACACCATTCAAATTTGGCTTAAGTCCATCAAGGTCTTCAGTGTCAActtaattattaatttattggttggaaaatgacaaaaagcCGTGTGTATAGTCAACTTAAATTACtggaaaaagattaaaaatatcaaGTATGATTGATCGGTAAAGAGATAATAATGCTGTATAGAGCTATTTAAAACTATGTTTTTACTGCCATTGTTTGTATTGGCACCATATGGGCATACGGGCAATGATATGGATATGTGGATTTTTAATATCACGTTACTTCGGACCTCTAACCTGTTCTTCAAGGTCAAATAAGGTCAAACTTTCACAAAATGTCTTTAATATCTTCTGGACATCAGGTCTTGTTTGATCACATAATGGCTTAGTGGGGCAGAGAAATATTTTGTACATAACTGTGGAAGTGGACTCTAACCTCCAACCCATCACTGTCAGGTGATGGGTTGTCAGTTTAAgtatttttcagtttaaataCTGCAGCATTGTCCTGTTTTCATgtgtcattaaaaacaaatcaaccCAGTTTCAGTATGGTATTAATGCTACTTTCAGTTCAGTGATGAGCACCACCCCCTTGTTTGTGAGCTCTGACTTTATTTTTCTAAAACCTGGTTGCCTGTTTTCTGTTCAATGTAATGAGAGGACGTCCTTTGTGGTGATTTTGGGTAGTAATGTCCTGTTTTCAAAATATTTGCAACCCAATTCCAGTATGATTGAAACTGAATTGATAAAGACAGAAGACCTACAGTTTAATGCATTTTAGCATAGATATTAATAAATTCATAAATCCACAGGATAAAAGAAGAAATCAAACTCTGAGCTGGTGTGTATTTCCCCCCAAACCTTCAGAGCCCTACATTAAACAGTTCTTATTATTACAGACAGTCGGTGCCAGCTTAGACTCCTCAAAAGCTAATATGTCAACTGAGCACTCACCTTCCTGCTCTGATGTCTGGCCCTCCTCCACCTTCTTCTCTGACAGACTGACTCCCCGTCCTGAGTAAAATCCTTTCTGCCTCATCCTGCCCTCTGCTTCCTCATGGTTAAAAATGTGAGCTATAAGTCCCGCTATCCACTACAAAGGACACTGAATACAAGTTTCACTTTGAATGGGGTGCATTTCTGAACTCTTACTAAAGTTAAGATCCTCAAATTGAAGAAATTTGAGTCTAAGCAATAGAAGTATCACTTAACCTTCCTTGTGGCCATAAAATATGGAAGCCCAGGATGTCATATAGGTTGCATAAAAGGTGCTTGGTGTAGCGGTCTCAGTCTCATATCCCCCAACAGAGGACAAAAATTAATAGCGGGGTTTTACGAGGATAtggggattctaaatatcacattttacctcacttttacatttcacatctgccTTACTTTTAAGCTGATCCCCAAATTTGTTACACCTTTAAAGAGAGTGTTGCCAGCCAGTTAGACATATACCGTATTATAATGCTACATATTAAGTTCACGTTATTCGTGTCCACTTATTTACTTAATCAATATCTACTCCTACATAATGTTTGTGTAATCAAAGTAAACATCTGTCACGTCGCTCTTATCTGATTTTTGCTGCACTGCAAACTtcttaaagcacatttaaacagaaaggcgaaaacaaaatgaatatgtACTAAATACAGCGTTattcccttaaaagtaaatgCTCCCCAGAGAGTGAGTTGCCTCTGCAGAGGTGTGCGCTTCTTGTTTTATCCTTGATTTGACTTCTCCTCTAGTTTTGACCGTCAAGCAAGTGGTTTTTGACATGATAGTGTGCATCCACAACGCACCCACAGCTACACCctatttctgtttcttttgaatAGATTTGATCTTCTGGGAAGTTCCTCTCGACTGTCCGGTGGGAGATATTGTGGCAGCCTGGTAACCGTGCTGTTCCTCAGAAACTTGGTAAGACTACATAACACTACAAGACAAATGCTGTGCTGCAGCTGCTCCACCGCTCAGCCAGCTTAgctgttaataaaaggacaaCTCCCGCCACCAGCTGAAAGTCAACCACATACGACCAGCGGGCGTGCAGTGTTACAGCTTCCTGTCCTGAAGTAACttattaaaaatagaaataccATAACCATAAAATCTAAATTTGTCTAATGTCCAAGTCCTGAAATTGTAAATCATCTTGACAGCCTGACATCCAGCGGCTTATAAATACTCATCATGGGAAACTGCAACCAAAACCGAGCATAAGTGAAACATGAAGTAGTATTACATACACGAGTTAGTTAAGTTGATTGTTGAATCAAAGTCAATTTTGCAAGCTGCTGACTGGATCGCCATCATTTCCACAATTAGGCAATAACAGAGAGACACACCCAAGCCAAACACTTCTATCAAAATGTGTTTCTGCAAACTCTGAGTCATGCTTGACATCACTCCTTTATTCATCTGACGTCTCCCGCTCTGTTTTTCGCTGATGGATGACATCCTTCTCTCACACGAGTAGTAACATGGATCCTCTCGGTCTAATCATCACATGCTTTGGATGTAAGGCCCACATCTGCACCTGCAGTCCACCCTctcttcctatcagctcaacaaTGCTCCGGGCTGCAGCCAGAGGCCTGAGGAATTCACACTGCTCTTAACAGCTGATGATAAGCTCACATCTGAGAGGCTAACTGCTCGGGAGCTCGGCGTTTTCAGTCACGGATCATTTCCGCTCTCACAGAAACAGCAGCTTCAGAAATGCCGGGAATGTCCATTTCTGCAAAGGCAATCGCTTCTAGTTCTGTCTCTGATACTTGCTCACATGTTTAGtgggtctttaagataagaaaaATGAAGGCAATCAGCATGACTGTGAAATCAGCTATGCATTTACACAATATTACAGTTAACTATTTGATCATTGGCATCCAAACCTCTATTTCAAAACGTTCTTATTGTGCTGTCCGTAGGAAAAGTGCAGGTTTTCCCATTATCAATGATGAATGGGACTGAGACTGCTTTCATTTTGCTAACAGCAGCTGTGATTTTTCTACAGTGTCACGTCAAAGTACATTCTGTGACAAATCTTTTCTTCAGTAGTTGGCAGGCAGCTTTGTTTGTGGATTTAGACTCTGTGGTGGCaattagtttttcttttcctgtaaCTGAAGTTCATTTTTTATAtgcctggctatgttggaccAATGAAATGCCTC
Coding sequences within:
- the si:dkey-27h10.2 gene encoding uncharacterized protein si:dkey-27h10.2, which produces MPSGFFFMLGLVVGTAIANKTILETDLITSITNTTSTFITNTTTFITNTSTMNTTINYDQTTIKTSNSSTEMNVSTESSGNSAISVATTGRAKPSSQTVTETKRTTKPQTTPAPGGPVASQTTKGTFPKSSTSSPKTAGSDKTGIIILVIIILVVVAFLLVCYVAKKRRRRYSVDFSSRQDEVNIPLSTVAPVDTAPQNGLKTFESTETTAKEPEELEAKPGGADEVKPEAQEEQKAETDKSVADPSTESATPAPAPAPDSSEDKPKADVAEPPAPVESTVEVKTDDEAAVSNKTSVESLKETNENNSNNAGFIQTRNLIFWEVPLDCPVGDIVAAW